A genomic stretch from Hydrogenimonas urashimensis includes:
- a CDS encoding MalY/PatB family protein, translating to MNFDTPVDRSGTWSVKYEERKAKFGTDAVLPLWVADMDLPAPRCVTDALQRRAAHPIYGYTIYPEIFFRAIAAWMAKRHGWQIGHNTILPIPGVVPALHFLVTALTEPKDAVLIQTPVYHPFFRLGKNHGRRLLENPLRYDGEGYRIDYDDFRAKAKEAKLFVLCSPHNPVGRVWQEEELAKMAQICLEEECHIVSDEVHADIVYAPHKHIPVASLSPQVADITVTLNAPSKTFNVAGLNTAYAIVSNDSLRRRFEREMRRCDLTMGNVFGIEALIAAYKGGEAWLEALLNYLRGNIAFVSDFLKRHLPQIRPLSPEATYLMWFDCRKLGMDDTALEKFFVEKAKLGLNTGASFGKEGSGFMRMNIATPRPVLEKAMGRLKGAIEHHER from the coding sequence ATGAATTTCGACACTCCGGTCGACAGAAGCGGTACGTGGAGCGTCAAATACGAGGAAAGGAAAGCGAAATTCGGCACCGATGCGGTGCTGCCCCTCTGGGTGGCCGACATGGACCTTCCCGCTCCCCGATGCGTCACGGACGCCCTGCAGCGCCGAGCGGCCCACCCTATCTACGGATACACGATCTATCCCGAAATTTTTTTCCGTGCCATCGCGGCATGGATGGCAAAACGCCACGGCTGGCAAATCGGACACAACACGATTCTCCCGATTCCCGGTGTCGTGCCGGCACTCCACTTCCTCGTCACCGCTCTGACGGAGCCGAAAGACGCCGTTTTGATCCAGACGCCGGTCTACCACCCTTTTTTCCGACTGGGGAAAAACCACGGCAGGCGGCTGCTGGAAAATCCGCTGCGTTACGACGGCGAGGGCTACCGCATCGATTACGACGATTTCCGGGCCAAAGCGAAAGAAGCGAAGCTCTTCGTTCTCTGTTCTCCCCACAATCCCGTGGGGCGGGTCTGGCAAGAAGAAGAGCTGGCGAAAATGGCGCAAATATGCCTCGAAGAGGAGTGCCACATCGTCAGTGACGAAGTCCACGCCGACATTGTCTACGCACCCCACAAACATATACCCGTCGCCTCCCTTTCGCCACAGGTCGCCGACATCACGGTGACACTGAACGCCCCTTCCAAAACCTTCAATGTCGCCGGACTGAATACCGCCTATGCCATTGTCTCCAACGATTCGCTGCGGCGCAGGTTCGAAAGGGAAATGAGGCGCTGCGACCTGACCATGGGCAACGTGTTTGGCATCGAAGCGCTGATCGCCGCCTACAAAGGGGGCGAAGCGTGGCTGGAAGCCCTCCTGAACTATCTGCGGGGCAACATCGCCTTCGTCAGCGATTTTTTGAAACGTCACCTTCCCCAAATCAGACCCCTGTCGCCGGAAGCCACCTACCTGATGTGGTTTGACTGCCGAAAACTCGGCATGGACGATACCGCGCTGGAAAAGTTTTTCGTCGAAAAAGCGAAACTTGGGCTCAACACCGGGGCAAGTTTCGGAAAAGAGGGGAGCGGCTTCATGCGAATGAATATCGCAACACCCCGGCCCGTGCTTGAAAAAGCGATGGGACGGCTCAAAGGAGCGATAGAGCATCATGAAAGATAG
- the ovoA gene encoding 5-histidylcysteine sulfoxide synthase — MIERLRPPSLQGTDPEAKREEIRRYFHTTFDLFESLYSHLKSDEAFYHRPEPLRHPHIFYFGHTAVFFINKLVLAKVIDRRIDPKLESIFAVGVDEMSWDDLNEAHYDWPTVAATRAYRDNVRALVDELITTLPLELPIGWDSPWWVILMGIEHERIHVETSSVLIRQTDLSLVSPRPDWEICRRSGHAPQNVLLPVPGGSVTLGKNRQDAYYGWDNEYGHHEAEVPDFKASKFLVSNGEFMAFVEAGGYRQKTWWSEEGWAWRTYKAAEHPPFWMPDGKGGFRYRALAEIIDMPMDWPVDVNYHEAKAFCRWLGEKTGRKLRLPTEDEWYRLHEHCRVPDLPDWGEKAPANINLEHYASTSPVTEFPHGEFHDVIGNVWQWSETPIYPFAGFEVHPVYDDFTTPTFDGKHNLIKGGSFISTGNEALASARYAFRRHFFQHAGFRYVESDYEEKIGTHYYENDRQVSQYCEFGWGDTYFGIPNYPATCANLAIEATSGRKRRSALDIGCAIGRSTLELAKSFEKATGLDFSARFIGMAEKMRSEGRIRYTLPTEGELVEYKEVVLPQYLADIVDRVDFWQADACNLKPIYTGYDLVTAFNLIDRLYDPAKFLRDITGRIEKEGLLILTSPYTWNEAHTPKEKWLGGFKRDGEPVTTLQGLKEHLEPAFRLLETRDIPFILRETARKFQHTVAQMTIWEKR, encoded by the coding sequence ATGATCGAACGCCTTCGGCCTCCCTCTCTGCAGGGAACCGACCCCGAAGCGAAACGGGAAGAGATCCGTCGCTATTTCCACACCACCTTCGACCTTTTCGAATCGCTCTATTCGCATCTAAAGAGCGACGAGGCATTCTACCACCGGCCCGAACCGCTGCGTCATCCCCATATCTTCTATTTCGGCCATACCGCCGTCTTTTTCATCAACAAACTGGTTCTGGCGAAGGTCATCGATCGGCGGATCGACCCGAAACTGGAATCGATTTTCGCTGTCGGAGTGGACGAGATGAGCTGGGACGACCTCAACGAAGCGCACTACGACTGGCCTACTGTCGCAGCCACCCGTGCCTATCGGGACAATGTGAGGGCGCTGGTGGACGAACTCATCACGACACTGCCCCTTGAGCTTCCGATTGGCTGGGATTCCCCCTGGTGGGTGATCCTGATGGGTATCGAGCATGAACGCATCCATGTGGAGACTTCCTCCGTACTGATTCGTCAGACCGACCTCTCACTGGTATCGCCCCGGCCGGATTGGGAAATATGCCGGCGAAGCGGCCATGCCCCACAAAACGTGCTGCTGCCCGTTCCCGGCGGCAGCGTCACCCTCGGAAAAAACCGACAGGACGCCTACTACGGCTGGGACAACGAATACGGCCACCACGAGGCAGAGGTCCCCGATTTCAAAGCTTCCAAGTTCCTGGTGAGCAACGGAGAGTTCATGGCTTTCGTCGAAGCGGGAGGCTACCGGCAAAAAACATGGTGGAGCGAAGAGGGGTGGGCCTGGCGCACCTACAAAGCGGCGGAACATCCCCCTTTCTGGATGCCCGACGGAAAGGGCGGTTTCCGCTACCGCGCACTGGCGGAAATCATCGATATGCCGATGGACTGGCCCGTGGATGTCAACTACCACGAAGCCAAAGCCTTCTGCAGGTGGCTGGGCGAAAAAACCGGTAGAAAACTTCGGCTCCCTACGGAGGACGAATGGTATCGTCTGCACGAACACTGCCGTGTTCCCGATCTTCCCGACTGGGGCGAAAAAGCCCCGGCCAACATCAACCTGGAACACTACGCCTCCACCTCCCCCGTTACCGAATTCCCCCACGGGGAGTTCCACGATGTCATCGGCAATGTCTGGCAGTGGAGCGAAACCCCCATCTACCCCTTCGCAGGATTCGAGGTCCATCCCGTCTACGACGATTTCACCACTCCCACTTTCGACGGAAAGCACAACCTCATCAAAGGAGGCTCCTTCATCAGCACAGGCAACGAAGCCCTCGCTTCCGCCAGATACGCCTTCCGTCGCCACTTCTTCCAGCATGCCGGATTCCGCTACGTCGAAAGCGACTACGAAGAGAAGATAGGCACGCACTATTACGAAAACGACAGGCAGGTGAGCCAGTACTGCGAATTCGGGTGGGGCGATACCTATTTCGGCATTCCCAACTATCCTGCAACCTGCGCGAACCTTGCCATCGAAGCCACTTCGGGCCGCAAGCGGCGCAGCGCCCTCGACATCGGCTGTGCCATTGGCCGCAGCACCCTGGAGCTGGCCAAGAGTTTCGAAAAAGCCACCGGCCTCGATTTTTCGGCCCGTTTCATCGGCATGGCCGAAAAAATGCGCAGCGAAGGACGCATTCGCTACACCCTTCCCACCGAAGGGGAGTTGGTGGAGTACAAAGAGGTCGTACTGCCCCAATATCTGGCGGATATTGTCGATCGCGTCGATTTCTGGCAAGCCGACGCCTGCAACCTGAAACCGATCTACACGGGTTATGACCTTGTCACCGCTTTCAACCTGATCGACCGCCTCTATGACCCCGCCAAATTCCTGCGGGACATCACCGGACGCATCGAAAAAGAGGGGCTGCTTATTCTTACATCCCCCTATACCTGGAACGAAGCCCACACTCCCAAAGAGAAGTGGCTGGGCGGCTTCAAACGCGACGGCGAACCGGTCACCACACTGCAGGGGCTCAAAGAGCATCTTGAGCCGGCCTTCAGGCTCCTTGAAACCCGGGATATACCCTTTATCCTTCGAGAGACGGCACGCAAATTTCAGCATACCGTCGCCCAAATGACGATCTGGGAGAAGCGATGA
- a CDS encoding APC family permease, protein MKDRLGLKELTAIGIGSMIGGGIFSVMGEANAIAGNATVLVFVMGGLIALLAGYNYAKLALAYREDGASYTYLRHAFPKRPVIAAFVGWSVIVGYIGTLALYAYTFGSYGAAMAGFADNYFVRTALAFLILSIFLFINLKGVRDVGESEDVIVFFKVAIMLSLGIVGLFFLHSEHFVPFFDKGYSAVLLSGAIVFVAFEGFQLITNSVVETENPERNTPLSIYLSIIIVTLIYITLALSVMGILTFEEIQAAKEYAIAEALKPIFGEWGFVLASIAALLATSSAINGTMFGASRMMADIAKDGIFPSILSRRNSRMIPYYALLAMFVLASLFVLYGHLEGIIAFSSMTFLLVSMAVGVANLVLHAQTGAHPIVVVLSLLLMGIAVVLMVYYLFLHEPQTLADIGFIYLLVALAFTLFRTTRYRHLP, encoded by the coding sequence ATGAAAGATAGACTCGGGCTCAAAGAGCTGACCGCCATCGGCATCGGAAGCATGATCGGCGGGGGTATCTTTTCGGTCATGGGGGAAGCCAACGCCATCGCGGGCAACGCGACGGTACTGGTCTTCGTGATGGGCGGTCTCATCGCCCTTCTCGCCGGCTACAACTACGCCAAACTGGCACTGGCCTACCGCGAAGACGGGGCGAGCTACACCTACCTGCGGCACGCCTTTCCCAAAAGGCCCGTCATCGCCGCCTTCGTCGGATGGAGCGTCATCGTCGGCTATATCGGCACGCTCGCTCTCTATGCCTACACGTTCGGCTCCTACGGGGCGGCGATGGCCGGCTTCGCCGACAACTACTTCGTCCGCACCGCATTGGCTTTTCTCATCCTCTCCATCTTTCTTTTCATCAATCTCAAAGGGGTCAGAGACGTCGGCGAAAGCGAGGATGTCATCGTCTTTTTCAAAGTGGCGATCATGCTCTCATTGGGTATCGTGGGGCTCTTCTTTCTTCACAGCGAACACTTCGTTCCATTTTTCGACAAAGGCTACAGCGCCGTGCTTTTGAGCGGGGCCATCGTTTTCGTCGCCTTCGAAGGGTTCCAGCTCATCACCAATTCGGTCGTCGAGACCGAGAACCCCGAACGAAACACCCCACTTTCGATCTACCTCTCCATTATCATCGTGACACTCATCTACATCACGTTGGCACTCTCGGTGATGGGAATCTTGACGTTCGAAGAGATCCAGGCGGCCAAAGAGTACGCGATCGCCGAGGCGCTCAAGCCGATCTTCGGCGAATGGGGATTCGTACTCGCCTCCATCGCCGCGCTGCTGGCCACGAGCAGCGCCATCAACGGCACGATGTTCGGCGCCAGCCGCATGATGGCCGATATCGCCAAAGACGGTATCTTCCCCTCCATCCTCTCCCGGCGCAACAGCCGGATGATCCCCTACTACGCCCTTTTGGCGATGTTCGTGCTGGCCTCTCTCTTCGTGCTCTACGGCCACCTCGAAGGGATCATAGCCTTTTCGAGCATGACCTTTCTGCTCGTCTCGATGGCGGTGGGTGTCGCCAATCTGGTCCTTCACGCACAGACCGGCGCCCATCCCATCGTCGTGGTGCTGTCGCTGCTTCTGATGGGAATCGCCGTGGTTCTGATGGTCTACTATCTCTTCCTCCACGAGCCCCAGACACTGGCCGACATCGGCTTCATCTACCTTCTTGTCGCGCTCGCTTTCACGCTTTTTAGAACGACACGATACAGACATCTCCCATAA